The proteins below come from a single Diceros bicornis minor isolate mBicDic1 chromosome 3, mDicBic1.mat.cur, whole genome shotgun sequence genomic window:
- the RNF133 gene encoding E3 ubiquitin-protein ligase RNF133: protein MKLLKTGTRRNNTTSSWLVKFSFFWLLSQNCCRASAVWTAYMNISFHVGNRMLSELGETGVFGRSSTLKRVAGAIVPPEGKTQNACNPSTSFSRPKNSKTWLALIERGGCTFTQKIKVAVEKGASGVIIYNFPGTGNQVFPMSHQAFEDIIVVMIGNLKGMEILHLIQKGVYITVMVEVGRKHIIWLNHYFVSCVIVTTATLAYFIFYHIRRLWVARIQNRRWQRLTTDLKKAFSQLQLRVLKEGDEEISANRDSCVVCFELYKPNDTVRVLTCKHFFHKNCIDPWIVAHGTCPMCKCDILKALGIQVDVEDGAESLQVLMSNELLGTLTPSEEGTNNELSPARRSDKMTHVEEEHPVSQNDSQPNSVAEDDHPSP, encoded by the coding sequence ATGAAACTACTCAAGACTGGCACTCGGAGAAACAACACCACATCTTCCTGGCTTGTCAAATTCAGTTTTTTTTGGCTGCTTAGTCAGAACTGTTGCAGAGCCAGTGCTGTTTGGACTGCTTACATGAACATATCATTTCACGTTGGGAATCGTATGTTGTCAGAGTTGGGGGAGACTGGAGTATTTGGAAGAAGCTCCACTTTGAAGAGAGTAGCAGGAGCTATCGTGCCTCCAGAAGGAAAAACTCAAAATGCTTGTAATCCCAGTACCAGTTTCAGCAGACCAAAGAACTCAAAGACGTGGCTTGCACTTATTGAACGGGGAGGTTGTACCTTCACACAGAAAATTAAAGTGGCTGTTGAGAAAGGAGCCAGTGGAGTGATCATTTATAACTTTCCAGGAACTGGCAATCAGGTTTTTCCCATGTCTCATCAGGCATTTGAAGACATCATTGTGGTGATGATTGGTAACTTAAAAGGCATGGAGATCTTACATTTAATTCAGAAGGGGGTTTACATTACAGTTATGGTTGAGGTGGGGAGAAAACACATCATCTGGTTGAATCACTATTTTGTGTCTTGTGTGATTGTCACAACCGCTACTTTAGCGTATTTCATCTTTTATCATATTCGAAGACTTTGGGTAGCAAGGATTCAGAACAGGAGATGGCAGCGATTAACAACAGACCTCAAGAAAGCATTTAGCCAGCTCCAACTTCGGGTACTAAAAGAGGGGGACGAGGAAATAAGTGCAAACAGAGATAGCTGCGTAGTTTGCTTTGAACTCTATAAGCCCAATGATACAGTTCGTGTTTTGACTTGTAAACATTTTTTCCACAAGAATTGCATTGACCCCTGGATTGTAGCCCATGGCACATGCCCCATGTGCAAATGTGACATCCTTAAAGCTTTGGGGATTCAAGTGGATGTTGAAGATGGGGCAGAATCTTTGCAAGTTCTGATGTCAAATGAATTACTTGGTACCTTAACACCTAGTGAAGAGGGGACAAATAATGAACTTTCTCCTGCAAGAAGGTCAGATAAAATGACCCATGTGGAGGAGGAGCACCCTGTTTCTCAGAACGACAGCCAGCCTAATTCAGTAGCAGAAGATGATCATCCTTCACCTTGA